A genome region from Paracoccus stylophorae includes the following:
- a CDS encoding L,D-transpeptidase: protein MTQADRSSGRRQFLTGLMATALVLPAGRSLGQNIDPYTGMPVYGSAGGAAPDLGVFQVDPNADQRRNQSSFRAWHWSDFYPSLGKGVILADVTSRALHYWSADESVYLLFPTAVPVSEDLTRRGKTEIVRKAENPPWTPTPSMRERDPSLPQRVEGGVPENPLGVRGLYLSWPAYLIHGTHDTRKIGRKSSNGCYGLYNEHVLQLYEVAEIGTQVAVF, encoded by the coding sequence ATGACACAGGCAGATCGATCGAGCGGGCGCCGACAGTTCTTGACAGGACTGATGGCCACGGCGCTCGTCCTTCCCGCCGGACGGAGCCTCGGACAGAATATCGACCCCTATACCGGAATGCCTGTCTACGGTTCCGCCGGAGGGGCCGCCCCCGACCTCGGCGTGTTTCAGGTAGACCCGAACGCCGATCAACGCCGCAACCAGTCGTCATTTCGCGCCTGGCATTGGAGCGATTTCTATCCGAGTCTGGGAAAGGGCGTCATCCTCGCTGATGTGACCTCGCGGGCGCTGCATTACTGGTCTGCCGATGAATCGGTATACTTGTTGTTCCCTACAGCGGTGCCCGTATCAGAGGATCTGACCCGCAGAGGAAAGACCGAGATCGTCAGAAAAGCGGAAAACCCTCCGTGGACCCCGACCCCGAGCATGCGCGAGAGAGATCCTTCGCTGCCGCAACGCGTCGAAGGAGGCGTGCCAGAAAATCCGCTGGGCGTCCGCGGCCTTTATCTTTCATGGCCTGCATATCTGATTCACGGAACCCACGACACCCGGAAGATCGGCCGCAAATCGTCGAACGGATGCTACGGTCTCTATAACGAGCACGTCCTGCAACTCTACGAGGTCGCCGAGATAGGCACGCAGGTCGCTGTCTTCTGA
- a CDS encoding SCO family protein: protein MRRRALFVGGTGAALAFTLGLGWWRVDGPGRPAQASRHMLLPLPLREHGWTLTDHKGATVRPQDWVGRPTLAFLGFTHCPDVCPTTLSDISLWLEELGTDADRLNVALISVDPERDTPEVLADYLDYFDPRIVGLTGTQAEVARILADFRAKAARIEDGEGYYTMNHTAGVFMFRADGSFGSIIDFHEDRRFAVPKIRRAMDKEQP, encoded by the coding sequence GTGAGGCGGCGCGCCCTCTTTGTCGGCGGCACGGGTGCCGCGCTCGCCTTCACGCTGGGCCTGGGCTGGTGGCGCGTGGACGGGCCGGGGCGGCCCGCGCAGGCTTCAAGACACATGCTCCTGCCGCTGCCGTTGCGAGAGCATGGCTGGACGTTGACCGATCACAAGGGTGCCACGGTGCGTCCTCAGGACTGGGTGGGCCGGCCTACCCTGGCCTTCTTGGGCTTCACTCACTGTCCCGACGTCTGCCCCACCACGCTCTCGGATATCTCGCTCTGGCTGGAAGAGCTGGGAACTGACGCCGACCGCCTCAACGTGGCACTGATCTCGGTAGACCCCGAGCGTGACACGCCGGAGGTTCTCGCGGACTATCTCGACTATTTTGATCCGCGCATCGTCGGTCTGACGGGAACACAAGCCGAGGTCGCCCGCATCCTTGCCGACTTCCGTGCGAAGGCTGCGCGCATCGAGGACGGAGAAGGCTACTACACCATGAACCATACTGCCGGTGTGTTCATGTTCCGGGCCGACGGAAGCTTTGGCAGCATCATCGACTTTCACGAGGACCGCAGGTTCGCCGTTCCCAAGATCCGGCGCGCCATGGACAAGGAGCAACCATGA
- a CDS encoding DsbA family protein — translation MNRRTLVISTAAAAVAAFGGGAVLVQRGRAANSAQLPANTPSVDQSRLTPRHAPVLGPTDAPVTLVEFFDPSCEACRAFHPVLQRLRDSYPTQLRLVLRYTVFHEGSDEAVRILETARMQDRFEPILDALLDQQPRWAIHDSPQMDRAWQIAAEAGLDLERAQGDRLFPGITGVLNQDATDVEALEIRATPTFFLNGRRLENVSQRSLEDAVSQAVAAV, via the coding sequence ATGAACCGTCGAACGCTTGTCATCTCGACTGCAGCTGCCGCCGTGGCTGCCTTTGGAGGGGGTGCAGTACTCGTTCAACGCGGTCGCGCGGCCAACAGCGCCCAATTGCCGGCGAACACCCCATCGGTCGACCAGTCGCGGCTGACGCCCCGTCATGCCCCCGTTCTTGGCCCCACTGATGCTCCTGTGACCCTGGTCGAATTCTTCGATCCTTCCTGCGAGGCCTGCCGTGCTTTCCATCCCGTTCTGCAGCGGCTGAGGGACAGCTATCCGACGCAGCTGCGCCTAGTCTTGCGGTACACGGTATTCCACGAAGGCTCCGATGAGGCCGTCCGCATCCTGGAGACAGCGCGCATGCAGGACCGGTTCGAGCCCATTCTGGACGCTCTGCTCGATCAGCAGCCGCGTTGGGCGATCCATGACAGCCCGCAGATGGATCGCGCGTGGCAGATTGCCGCGGAAGCCGGCCTCGACCTCGAACGGGCCCAGGGCGATCGTCTGTTTCCGGGGATCACCGGCGTGCTCAATCAGGACGCCACCGATGTCGAGGCGCTGGAGATCAGGGCTACGCCGACGTTCTTTCTGAACGGCCGCCGGCTCGAGAACGTCAGTCAGCGGTCGCTGGAGGACGCCGTCAGTCAGGCGGTTGCCGCCGTCTGA
- a CDS encoding copper chaperone PCu(A)C, with the protein MKLLFVLSLLAIPGTASAACEAVQAGDLAVSGVWSRASIGTSRPGVVYVTIRNDGVEDDTLTGIATPAAAMPMLHESVMEDGIATMPHVMAIPVPAGATVALEPGGLHAMLMDLTAPLKEGGTFPVTLTFERAGPVTVEAEILSLASQGPDCG; encoded by the coding sequence ATGAAGCTCCTCTTCGTCCTTTCCCTTCTTGCCATCCCTGGTACGGCCTCCGCCGCCTGCGAGGCGGTTCAGGCGGGCGATCTTGCGGTGTCGGGCGTCTGGTCGCGCGCTTCGATCGGCACGAGTCGTCCCGGCGTCGTGTACGTCACCATCCGGAACGACGGCGTGGAGGACGACACCCTCACGGGGATCGCCACGCCTGCCGCTGCCATGCCGATGCTGCACGAGTCGGTCATGGAGGACGGGATCGCAACGATGCCGCATGTCATGGCGATTCCGGTCCCGGCGGGCGCCACGGTCGCGCTGGAACCCGGCGGACTCCACGCCATGCTGATGGACCTCACTGCTCCCTTGAAGGAGGGCGGGACCTTCCCTGTGACGCTCACCTTCGAGCGTGCTGGTCCCGTCACCGTGGAGGCTGAGATCCTGTCTCTCGCCTCACAGGGCCCGGACTGCGGGTGA
- a CDS encoding DUF411 domain-containing protein, whose protein sequence is MRRFTQGVAVLLTTTSAAMAADRGTVHVVEGTGCECCSQWTEYLRQNGFEVTSEERYGALLIRHKMDLGVPTSQLSCHTGEIDGYFIEGHVPAADIERLLKERPDALGLAVPGMPYGSPGMGPENKRKAYDVNLVKRDGSVEVFSHYPAAQ, encoded by the coding sequence ATTCGACGCTTCACGCAGGGCGTGGCGGTCCTGCTGACGACAACCTCGGCGGCCATGGCCGCCGATCGCGGGACCGTCCATGTGGTCGAAGGGACCGGCTGCGAATGTTGTTCCCAGTGGACCGAGTATCTGCGCCAGAACGGCTTCGAGGTGACGTCCGAGGAACGCTACGGTGCCCTTCTGATCCGGCACAAAATGGACTTGGGCGTCCCGACCAGTCAGTTGTCGTGCCATACGGGAGAGATCGACGGCTATTTCATAGAAGGCCATGTTCCAGCAGCCGACATCGAGCGCCTTCTGAAGGAGCGGCCGGATGCCTTAGGCCTCGCCGTTCCCGGCATGCCCTATGGCAGTCCAGGGATGGGACCCGAAAACAAGCGTAAAGCCTACGATGTCAATCTTGTTAAGCGGGATGGCTCGGTGGAGGTGTTCTCGCACTACCCCGCCGCGCAATAA
- a CDS encoding heavy-metal-associated domain-containing protein encodes MTQKTVLRSDELSCPSCVPKIEKALRGLPGVEKAEVRFNTGRIEVEHDPAQSDVEALVKAIRGTGYEARPSAF; translated from the coding sequence ATGACCCAGAAAACCGTTCTTCGCAGTGACGAGCTGTCCTGCCCGTCCTGCGTGCCTAAGATCGAGAAGGCCCTGCGTGGTCTGCCCGGCGTCGAAAAAGCCGAAGTCCGCTTCAACACCGGCAGGATCGAGGTCGAGCACGACCCGGCGCAGTCGGACGTGGAGGCGCTGGTCAAGGCGATCCGCGGCACCGGCTACGAGGCGCGCCCCTCGGCCTTCTGA
- a CDS encoding L,D-transpeptidase family protein, producing the protein MLRPNRRHFSLTMLAALTACGTQPPAPVFKRYSGPPVTQVVVQKERRRMYLLNGQTVLKAYDFGLGNQPIGHKQFEGDGKTPEGLYYIDRFNPRSRYHLSVGISYPNERDRAFAEQFGLDPGGDIMIHGRGPEGNRLVRQKRDWTAGCITVSDEEVEDIFAMLRLGVPVMIYA; encoded by the coding sequence ATGCTCCGACCGAACCGCCGTCATTTTTCGCTCACGATGCTCGCGGCACTGACCGCGTGCGGCACGCAACCCCCAGCACCGGTCTTCAAGAGGTACTCAGGCCCCCCCGTGACACAGGTCGTCGTTCAGAAGGAACGGCGCCGAATGTACCTGCTCAACGGGCAGACGGTCCTGAAAGCGTATGACTTCGGACTGGGAAACCAGCCCATCGGCCACAAGCAGTTTGAGGGCGATGGGAAGACCCCGGAGGGCCTCTATTACATCGACCGCTTCAATCCCCGCAGTCGATACCATCTTTCGGTCGGGATTTCCTATCCGAATGAGCGGGACCGAGCTTTCGCGGAGCAGTTCGGATTGGATCCGGGCGGTGATATCATGATCCATGGCCGCGGGCCGGAGGGAAATCGTCTGGTCAGACAGAAGCGGGACTGGACGGCGGGCTGCATCACGGTCAGCGACGAAGAAGTCGAAGATATCTTCGCGATGCTGCGCCTGGGCGTGCCGGTGATGATCTACGCCTGA
- a CDS encoding LysR family transcriptional regulator, producing the protein MDARIDDWNDLRLFLAVARAGTLSGAAREIGVNHSTVFRRIGAFEEALGVRLFDRLPNGYALTVAGEAMQESALRVEEEIAALDRRITGQDLRLSGVVRITTVDMLAQGLLPRHLLAFRRAYPGIEIELTVGNATLPCAVADLDPNLTRVAPLPESFTIDMWLLTHEDLRRTARIRVFMDFMAEALAREAPLLEGRQEKAADAETGTGVSLS; encoded by the coding sequence ATGGATGCACGGATCGACGACTGGAACGACCTGCGGCTGTTTCTCGCGGTGGCGCGCGCAGGCACGCTTTCCGGGGCCGCGCGCGAGATCGGCGTGAACCATTCGACCGTCTTCCGCCGCATCGGCGCTTTCGAGGAGGCCCTTGGGGTGCGGCTCTTTGACAGGCTGCCGAACGGCTATGCGCTGACCGTGGCCGGCGAGGCGATGCAGGAGAGCGCGCTGCGGGTCGAGGAGGAAATCGCCGCTCTCGACCGGCGGATCACCGGCCAGGACCTGCGGCTGAGCGGGGTGGTGCGGATCACCACCGTGGACATGCTGGCGCAGGGCCTGCTGCCGCGGCACCTGCTGGCCTTCCGCCGCGCCTATCCGGGCATCGAGATCGAACTGACCGTGGGCAACGCCACGCTGCCGTGCGCCGTCGCGGACCTCGACCCCAACCTCACGCGGGTCGCGCCGCTGCCCGAGAGCTTCACGATCGACATGTGGCTGCTGACCCACGAGGACCTGCGCCGGACCGCGCGCATCCGGGTGTTCATGGACTTCATGGCCGAGGCGCTGGCGCGGGAGGCTCCCCTGCTCGAGGGCAGGCAAGAGAAGGCGGCAGACGCGGAAACCGGGACCGGCGTTTCTCTGTCATAG
- a CDS encoding SCO family protein: protein MRLSRLQKTLWFAAALAAVGYGGLVLSRPLPSYETVAEGTLRPTFALSDPAGRQVESEDFRGRFLLVFFGFTSCPDVCPTTLAEVATVMDDLGPDAGKIQPLFISVDPERDAGRELAAFTAAFHPSILGLTGDAAATRAAADSFKIFYAREAVPVAPDGYTMAHSSALYLIGPDGDWLRQYDYGTPAANILADLRSRL from the coding sequence ATGAGACTGAGCAGACTGCAGAAGACACTCTGGTTCGCCGCGGCACTTGCCGCGGTGGGCTATGGCGGCCTCGTGCTGTCGCGCCCGCTGCCATCGTACGAGACGGTTGCTGAGGGGACGCTCCGGCCCACCTTTGCCTTGTCCGATCCGGCGGGCCGGCAGGTCGAGTCCGAAGATTTCCGCGGCCGCTTCCTCCTGGTTTTCTTCGGCTTCACCAGCTGCCCCGACGTCTGCCCCACGACCTTGGCCGAGGTTGCGACGGTGATGGATGATCTCGGCCCCGATGCCGGGAAGATCCAGCCGCTCTTCATTTCTGTTGACCCCGAGCGGGACGCGGGACGGGAGCTCGCGGCGTTCACGGCGGCATTTCACCCTTCGATCCTGGGGCTCACGGGCGACGCGGCCGCCACGCGCGCCGCCGCCGACAGCTTCAAGATCTTCTATGCCCGCGAGGCGGTTCCCGTCGCGCCGGACGGCTATACGATGGCACATAGCTCCGCCCTCTACCTGATCGGTCCTGATGGCGACTGGCTGCGCCAGTACGACTACGGCACGCCCGCCGCCAATATCCTCGCCGATCTCCGCTCACGTCTCTGA
- a CDS encoding heavy metal translocating P-type ATPase: MNEMERLSANMKAAFGHPARRRLWLTAGSGMLIAAGLIARYGFGMIELWSGLMVIAALLAGSDIAVRAWRALKVRHLSIELLVTIAVAGALVIGEYWEAAAVTFLFMLGAWLEMRTMGQTRGALKDLLDAAPATATVLRDGEPVEIPAHTVQPGETVLVKAGQRIPVDGEVTEGTAAVSEAAITGEPMPAEKAPGARVHAGTIAENGLLRIRATNVGADTTLARIIQRVEEAQEEKAPSQRMIERFAQWYTPSIIGLAVAAFAFTQDIRLALTLLVVGCPGALVISTPVSIVAGIGRAARSGILIKGGQHLENAGRIDTIALDKTGTLTEGKPRLASVIALDGTAEDELLRLAATAEAGSDHPLGRPIVEAGRKQGPLPTPETLDEHAGMGISARIEGREVAAGNRRLMEKLGIPLGTDGEAGLERLLRAGQTPILVAADGKLVGLLGMSDMAREGAAEAIARLRDIGIGRVVMLTGDQPGAAEAIAREVGIDEVHAGLMPEDKLELIRGMRAGGAHVAMVGDGINDAPALAAADTSIAMGAAGSDVAIETADIALLKDDLGKIPDAMAISRATLGNMRQNLVIALVTVAGLLAGVFSGDIHMAGGMLVHQLSVLIVIANGMRLLRVPKEARRAAAGRESREQPATATART, encoded by the coding sequence ATGAATGAGATGGAACGACTATCTGCAAACATGAAGGCCGCCTTCGGGCACCCGGCGCGGCGGCGACTTTGGCTGACCGCTGGCAGCGGCATGCTGATCGCCGCCGGGCTGATCGCGCGCTACGGCTTTGGCATGATCGAGCTGTGGTCCGGGCTGATGGTGATCGCGGCGCTGCTGGCCGGCTCGGACATCGCCGTGCGGGCTTGGCGCGCGCTGAAGGTCAGGCATCTGAGCATCGAGCTGCTGGTAACGATCGCCGTCGCGGGTGCGCTGGTGATCGGCGAATACTGGGAGGCGGCCGCCGTCACCTTCCTGTTCATGCTGGGCGCATGGTTGGAGATGCGGACCATGGGCCAGACCCGCGGCGCGCTGAAGGACCTGCTCGACGCCGCGCCCGCCACCGCGACGGTGCTGCGCGACGGCGAACCCGTCGAGATCCCTGCCCACACGGTCCAGCCGGGCGAAACCGTGCTGGTCAAGGCCGGCCAGCGCATCCCCGTGGACGGCGAAGTGACCGAGGGCACCGCCGCGGTCAGCGAGGCCGCCATCACCGGCGAGCCGATGCCGGCCGAGAAGGCGCCGGGCGCGCGCGTCCATGCCGGGACGATCGCCGAGAACGGGTTGCTACGCATTCGCGCCACCAATGTCGGCGCCGACACGACGCTGGCGCGCATCATCCAGCGCGTCGAGGAGGCGCAGGAGGAAAAGGCCCCCAGCCAGCGCATGATCGAGCGCTTCGCCCAATGGTATACGCCCTCGATCATCGGGCTCGCGGTTGCGGCCTTCGCCTTCACGCAGGACATCCGGCTGGCGCTGACGCTGCTGGTGGTGGGCTGCCCCGGCGCACTGGTGATCTCGACCCCGGTGTCCATCGTGGCCGGGATCGGCCGCGCCGCGCGCAGCGGTATCCTGATCAAGGGCGGGCAGCACCTGGAAAACGCGGGACGGATCGACACGATCGCACTCGACAAGACCGGGACGCTGACCGAGGGCAAGCCGCGTCTGGCAAGCGTGATCGCGCTAGACGGCACGGCGGAAGACGAGTTGCTGCGGCTTGCCGCGACCGCCGAGGCCGGCTCGGACCACCCGCTGGGCCGTCCCATCGTCGAGGCGGGGCGCAAGCAAGGACCGCTGCCGACGCCGGAGACGCTGGACGAGCACGCCGGGATGGGCATCAGCGCCCGCATCGAAGGGCGTGAAGTCGCCGCCGGCAACCGCCGCCTGATGGAGAAGCTCGGCATTCCGCTGGGCACGGACGGCGAGGCCGGACTGGAGCGGCTGCTCCGGGCCGGGCAGACGCCGATCCTGGTGGCGGCGGACGGCAAGCTGGTCGGCCTCCTGGGCATGTCCGACATGGCCCGCGAAGGGGCGGCGGAAGCCATCGCCCGGCTGCGCGACATCGGCATCGGCCGCGTGGTCATGCTGACCGGCGACCAGCCCGGCGCGGCCGAGGCCATCGCCCGCGAGGTCGGCATCGACGAGGTCCACGCGGGGCTGATGCCCGAGGACAAGCTGGAGCTGATCCGCGGGATGCGGGCCGGCGGCGCCCATGTCGCCATGGTGGGCGACGGCATCAACGACGCCCCGGCGCTCGCAGCGGCCGACACCAGCATCGCCATGGGCGCGGCCGGCAGCGACGTCGCCATCGAGACTGCCGACATCGCGCTCCTCAAGGACGATCTGGGCAAGATCCCCGATGCCATGGCGATCTCGCGCGCGACGCTGGGCAACATGCGCCAGAACCTCGTGATCGCCCTCGTCACGGTGGCCGGGCTCCTGGCCGGCGTGTTCTCGGGCGACATCCACATGGCAGGGGGGATGCTGGTGCACCAGCTCTCGGTGCTGATCGTCATCGCCAACGGCATGCGGCTGCTGCGCGTGCCGAAGGAGGCCAGACGTGCTGCTGCCGGTCGCGAAAGCCGGGAGCAGCCTGCGACAGCCACGGCGCGGACATAG
- the nirK gene encoding copper-containing nitrite reductase: MSQQDGRSSSNLPMSEASEPDQAGVSRRSLLMGSAGLTLGGVLGAPAAFAQHTHGGAAPTLHSQEAEASASLSNRLYSVNPVHPNMADIAENPANVPPPITRREPATVRIELEAIEIEAHLDYNSVYRFWTFNGTIPGPFQRIRVGDTVEVTLKNNEESWYPHNVDLHAVTGPGGGAEVTTVAPGETKRFRFRALNPGLYTYHCAVPPVALHIANGMYGMILVEPEEGLTPVDREFYVMQGEIYTEEPFGTAGTLTESYDKLVEERAEYVVFNGHVGALTEHYPLQARVGETIRIFFGVGGPNYTSSFHVIGEIFDRVYLEGSVSSPPLENVQMIKVGPGGSGIVEFTCEVPGRYVLVDHALSRAERGLAGYLFVEGEPNPEIFTAIDADGNPIAPIED, encoded by the coding sequence ATGTCGCAACAGGATGGTCGATCCTCTTCCAATCTCCCCATGAGCGAAGCGTCCGAGCCCGACCAGGCCGGCGTCAGCCGACGCAGCTTGTTGATGGGATCGGCAGGTCTGACGCTCGGCGGCGTTCTTGGCGCACCTGCGGCTTTTGCCCAGCATACGCATGGAGGTGCCGCGCCGACTCTTCATTCCCAAGAGGCGGAAGCTTCAGCGAGCCTCAGCAACCGCCTCTACAGCGTGAACCCGGTCCATCCGAACATGGCGGACATCGCCGAGAACCCGGCCAATGTTCCACCGCCGATCACGCGGCGAGAGCCGGCTACGGTGCGAATCGAACTCGAGGCGATCGAGATCGAGGCACATCTCGATTACAACAGCGTCTATCGGTTCTGGACCTTCAACGGCACGATCCCCGGACCCTTTCAACGGATTCGCGTCGGCGACACGGTCGAGGTGACCCTCAAGAACAATGAAGAGAGCTGGTATCCCCACAACGTCGACTTGCATGCTGTCACCGGTCCCGGAGGTGGCGCGGAGGTGACGACCGTGGCGCCGGGCGAGACGAAGAGGTTCCGCTTCAGGGCGCTGAATCCCGGCCTCTACACCTATCATTGCGCGGTTCCGCCGGTGGCGCTGCACATCGCCAATGGCATGTACGGGATGATCCTGGTCGAACCCGAAGAAGGCCTGACGCCCGTCGACCGCGAGTTCTACGTGATGCAGGGCGAGATCTACACGGAAGAGCCCTTCGGGACCGCCGGCACGCTGACCGAGAGCTACGACAAACTCGTCGAGGAGCGAGCGGAGTACGTCGTGTTCAACGGTCATGTCGGCGCTCTGACGGAACATTACCCCCTGCAGGCGCGGGTGGGAGAGACGATCCGGATCTTCTTCGGCGTGGGCGGCCCGAACTACACGTCCTCGTTCCACGTCATTGGCGAGATCTTCGATCGGGTCTATCTTGAGGGGTCGGTGTCGAGCCCGCCGCTCGAGAATGTGCAGATGATCAAGGTCGGGCCGGGCGGCTCGGGGATCGTCGAGTTCACATGCGAGGTGCCGGGTCGTTACGTCCTGGTCGATCACGCCCTCTCCCGCGCGGAGCGCGGCTTGGCCGGGTACCTGTTCGTCGAGGGCGAGCCGAACCCCGAAATCTTCACGGCAATCGACGCGGACGGCAACCCGATCGCCCCCATTGAAGACTGA